A window of the Patescibacteria group bacterium genome harbors these coding sequences:
- the rnc gene encoding ribonuclease III produces MSKELSEFEKSTGITFNNKQLLMQAFVHRSYLNEHRDFDIEHNERLEFLGDAVLELIVTDYLFNTYKNKPEGELTVFRSALVNTNTLSNAAVVLNMNDYLLLSRGEAKDTGRARQYILANTFEAFIGALYLDRGYDAAKGFITKTILPLTDGIVKDRLWQDSKSHFQEKSQEKMGVTPEYKTLKEDGPDHDKRFVVGVFLDAKQIGEGEGKSKQEAEQDAAKAALKEHKW; encoded by the coding sequence ATGAGCAAAGAACTCAGTGAATTTGAAAAAAGTACGGGTATAACATTCAATAACAAACAATTATTAATGCAGGCTTTTGTGCACCGTTCGTACTTGAATGAACACAGAGACTTCGACATTGAGCACAACGAGCGGCTTGAGTTTTTAGGTGATGCAGTCTTGGAGCTTATTGTTACCGATTATCTATTTAACACATACAAGAATAAACCAGAGGGTGAACTCACTGTGTTTCGCTCAGCTCTCGTCAATACCAACACACTCTCAAATGCTGCCGTGGTACTTAATATGAATGACTATCTTCTACTTTCTCGTGGAGAAGCAAAAGATACTGGCCGCGCTCGACAGTACATACTCGCCAATACTTTTGAAGCATTTATCGGAGCACTTTATCTCGATCGGGGGTATGATGCGGCAAAAGGGTTTATTACTAAAACAATTCTACCGCTCACTGACGGTATTGTGAAAGACAGACTTTGGCAGGATTCAAAGAGTCACTTTCAAGAGAAATCACAAGAGAAAATGGGAGTTACGCCGGAATATAAGACACTCAAAGAAGATGGACCGGATCACGACAAACGCTTTGTTGTCGGCGTATTTTTAGATGCCAAGCAAATAGGAGAAGGTGAAGGAAAATCAAAACAGGAAGCCGAGCAAGACGCGGCAAAAGCAGCACTGAAAGAGCATAAATGGTAG